One region of Thalassophryne amazonica chromosome 16, fThaAma1.1, whole genome shotgun sequence genomic DNA includes:
- the LOC117527474 gene encoding LOW QUALITY PROTEIN: HMG domain-containing protein 4-like (The sequence of the model RefSeq protein was modified relative to this genomic sequence to represent the inferred CDS: inserted 1 base in 1 codon) has translation MEGDRGLVAGRSQREKRRSYKDLLRQEEEIAAQVRNSSKKRPKDAELFMLAGDLHKKKKRHSDDYYYGDHEDSGPPPHKKKHKSIDRSPPLSSPSSSHSTDTAMGLLQAITSPLATGSDPSPHLHKKPSYPSFSSHSSKDRKRESSSSGSKGSHSFSHSRPVCLSSSSSKKHFSSSSKSSLFHGGAPKEEPLTLREADGLKMKLIMSSEKEEGENIPITPHLSKIGVKKEKDKDRLQLSKSPKKKIQQSRDPLPVVGKEVEVEGHYGGGMGDDSSSSGGELEAGELVIDDSYTHLSKKKKKSKKXQKKKDKEKDRDKDKSGRDKKHSKGSADASRGHSHSHPTIAHSTVGPMYAMGTPIPSHHHQNNEGMMEKKKKKEEKDRERHEKDKDKPKKKAITTAYQVFCKEYRVNINAEQPGLDFGELSRKLAEVWKAMPEKDKLVWRQKAQYLQHKQNKAEATTLKQKSSSDVKIKAVAGGTTVVSPSRAPGTISLSPARVPDVDPIDAAAHLQLLGESLSLIGHRLQETEGMVAVSGSLSVLLDSILCALGPLTCLTAQIPQLNGCPRNVLSNTLDNIAYIMPGL, from the exons ATGGAGGGAGACAGGGGTCTTGTAGCGGGTCGTAGTCAGAGAGAGAAAAGGAGATCTTACAAGGATCTTCTAAGGCAGGAGGAGGAGATTGCTGCTCAGGTCCGTAATTCTTCTAAGAAACGTCCCAAG GACGCAGAATTGTTCATGCTGGCAGGGGATCTgcacaaaaagaagaaaagacaTAGTGATGACTATTACTATGGAG ATCACGAGGATTCTGGTCCACCTCCCCACAAGAAAAAGCACAAGTCTATAGATCGCTCCCCGCCTCTTTCTTCCCCCTCATCCTCCCACTCAACAGATACAGCTATGGGACTCTTGCAGGCCATAACCTCCCCTTTAGCTACAGGTTCAGATCCCAGCCCCCACTTGCACAAAAAACCCTCCTACCCTTCGTTCTCTTCGCATTCATCCAAGGACCGTAAACGTGAGAGCAGCAGCAGTGGAAGCAAAGGAAGCCACTCTTTCTCTCATTCCCGCCCTGTTTGTTTATCATCCTCTTCCTCCAAGAAGCACTTCTCGTCTTCCTCAAAGTCATCTCTGTTCCATGGTGGAGCTCCCAAAGAAGAGCCCTTAACATTACGTGAGGCAGATGGGCTAAAGATGAAGCTCATCATGTCGTCAGAGAAAGAGGAGGGAGAGAACATTCCAATTACACCGCACTTATCCAAAATAGGTGTAAAGAAAGAGAAGGACAAAGACCGGCTGCAGCTTTCAAAATCACCTAAGAAGAAAATACAGCAGAGTCGAGATCCACTGCCAGTTGTGGggaaagaggtggaggtggaag GCCATTATGGAGGTGGGATGGGTGATGATAGCTCCTCATCTGGGGGAGAACTGGAAGCAGGTGAACTGGTTATAGATGATTCATACACACACCtgtcaaagaagaagaagaagagcaaga aacaaaagaagaaggaCAAAGAAAAAGACAGGGACAAAGATAAAAGCGGAAGGGACAAGAAACACAGTAAAGGATCTGCTG ATGCATCCAGGGGTCACAGTCACTCTCATCCCACCATTGCTCACAGCACTGTTGGTCCGATGTATGCCATGGGAACCCCAATTCcatcccaccaccaccaaaacaaTGAAGGAATGatggagaagaagaaaaagaaggaggaaaaagatcgtgaaagacatgagaaGGATAAAGATAAG CCCAAGAAGAAGGCCATCACCACAGCATATCAGGTATTTTGTAAGGAATACAGAGTCAACATAAATGCAGAGCAGCCAGGACTAG ATTTTGGTGAGCTCAGCAGAAAATTAGCAGAAGTATGGAAGGCAATGCCTGAGAAAGACAAATTA GTCTGGAGGCAGAAAGCCCAATATCTTCAGCACAAGCAGAACAAAGCTGAGGCCACCACACTCAAACAAAAGAGCTCTAGTGATGTTAAAATCAAAG CTGTGGCAGGAGGAACAACAGTTGTGTCACCAAGCAGAGCACCTGGCACGATATCCCTGTCACCAGCTCGGGTCCCAGATGTTGATCCAATTGATGCAGCAGCTCATCTTCAGCTACTAGGAGAATCTCTGTCCCTGATTGGTCACCGTCTACAGGAAACCGAG GGAATGGTGGCTGTGTCGGGCAGTCTTTCTGTACTTCTGGACTCTATCTTGTGCGCCCTTGGACCACTGACCTGCCTCACAGCACAGATACCACAGTTAAACGGATGTCCTCGAAATGTTCTG TCAAATACATTGGACAACATCGCTTACATCATGCCGGGACTGTGA